One window from the genome of Paenibacillus azoreducens encodes:
- the spoIIIAB gene encoding stage III sporulation protein SpoIIIAB, whose protein sequence is MLKLFGAVLILLSGTLAGFHQAARFAARPKQIRELILALQRLETEISYGFTPLPDAFRRMAEQLGEPLRSIFGSASQHMTSGRGMTAQESIQRSLRENWKRTAMKAPERDILHQLSFTLGTSDRQDQIKHIALAAQQLKHEEAAARDEQAKYEKISRSLGLLIGALIVILIF, encoded by the coding sequence ATGCTTAAACTCTTTGGAGCGGTGCTCATTTTGCTGTCCGGAACGCTGGCGGGTTTTCATCAGGCGGCCCGGTTTGCGGCAAGACCGAAGCAGATCAGGGAATTGATTCTAGCGCTGCAGCGGCTTGAAACGGAAATATCCTACGGATTTACTCCTCTCCCCGATGCATTCAGAAGGATGGCTGAACAACTTGGAGAACCGCTGCGGAGCATCTTTGGAAGCGCCTCGCAACATATGACATCGGGAAGAGGGATGACGGCCCAGGAAAGCATCCAGCGGTCCCTGCGCGAGAACTGGAAGCGGACCGCAATGAAGGCGCCGGAACGTGATATTTTGCATCAACTCAGCTTTACGCTGGGAACAAGCGACAGGCAGGATCAGATCAAGCATATTGCCCTGGCCGCCCAGCAGCTGAAACATGAAGAAGCGGCAGCAAGAGACGAGCAGGCCAAATATGAAAAGATCAGCAGAAGTCTCGGGTTATTGATTGGAGCATTGATCGTCATTTTGATCTTTTAG
- the spoIIIAC gene encoding stage III sporulation protein AC has protein sequence MNFEVNAIFQIAGIGIIIAMIHTVLKQMGKEDMAHWVTVIGFVVVLFMVVRLLDNLLQEIKTIFLFH, from the coding sequence ATGAACTTTGAAGTGAACGCAATTTTCCAGATTGCGGGAATCGGCATCATCATTGCGATGATTCATACGGTACTCAAGCAAATGGGGAAAGAGGATATGGCTCATTGGGTGACGGTCATCGGCTTTGTCGTGGTGCTGTTCATGGTCGTCCGGCTGCTTGATAACCTGCTGCAGGAGATCAAAACCATTTTTCTGTTCCACTAG
- the spoIIIAD gene encoding stage III sporulation protein AD, with protein sequence MEIIQVVGLGIIATILILVVKEQKPMFAFLLAAATGVMIFMFLMGKIGTVISELERMARSSGVEMIYLKTILKIIGIAYIAEFGAQVVRDAGQENIASKIELAGKMLIMVLAVPIIGIIIETVLKLLPS encoded by the coding sequence ATGGAAATTATACAGGTGGTGGGTCTTGGAATCATAGCTACAATTCTGATTCTGGTCGTCAAAGAGCAAAAACCGATGTTTGCTTTTCTGCTGGCTGCGGCAACAGGCGTCATGATCTTCATGTTCCTTATGGGGAAAATCGGCACAGTCATCTCGGAACTTGAGCGGATGGCCAGATCCTCCGGCGTCGAAATGATCTACCTTAAAACCATACTCAAAATTATCGGTATTGCCTACATCGCCGAATTTGGCGCACAGGTGGTAAGGGATGCTGGACAGGAGAACATCGCTTCAAAAATCGAGTTGGCTGGCAAAATGCTGATCATGGTGCTTGCTGTACCAATCATCGGCATCATTATCGAAACTGTACTGAAATTGCTGCCCTCATAA